DNA from Candidatus Methylacidiphilales bacterium:
CAAATCCACGATTATGAAACCCTCAATCCCGACCCCTTGGCAAGAGACATCGGACGGCCTCAAAGGCACTTTCGTTTTCAAAGATTTTCAAAGTGCGATGGCTTTCGTAAACGCTGTGGCTCAAGTCGCAGAAAACGAAAATCATCACCCCGACATAGACATTCGTTGGAACAAGGTGCACCTCACTCTGATCACTCACGATGCAGGTCACCGAATTACTGAAAAGGATTACCGCTTAGCGGCTCTCATTTCTGAGCTCAAAAAGTGAGTTGCAGAGTTTGCCTCTACCATCGGCTTCATGCTGCCGCACCTCGTCACTTCGATTCCTGGGCCGCGAAGCAAGGCTTTAGCAGAGACGTTGGCACGTTATGAATGCCGCAATATAACGTTTCTGAGCCCAGAATTTCCAATTTTTTGGGAACGGGCGCGATGGGCCAATGTGTG
Protein-coding regions in this window:
- a CDS encoding 4a-hydroxytetrahydrobiopterin dehydratase, giving the protein MKPSIPTPWQETSDGLKGTFVFKDFQSAMAFVNAVAQVAENENHHPDIDIRWNKVHLTLITHDAGHRITEKDYRLAALISELKK